In Aquipuribacter nitratireducens, one genomic interval encodes:
- a CDS encoding glycosyltransferase family 2 protein → MSVTTVVIPVRGPAPTLSKTLALLESQRTVTDYEVLVVENGGPCPGLKDVVDRSPVSRYMYVEEAGSYRARNAAIRVARGDVIAFTDADCLPEADWVERGTAWVRKGYLRVAGNVRVEAISPGRPGPVEMWETLSAFPQERYVEDGWAVTANLFCAAALFDSYGLFDADLMSGGDREWGLRVSRAGVPLLYDDKLVVRHPARVTYSEMLEKLRRTSRGVFEQRVKAGEDLRSPLIEAVRGFRLPLGAMGKVLAGRGQLPLRDRLNYVLGEGGMRLLAVFARYREARSLRD, encoded by the coding sequence ATGTCAGTCACAACAGTTGTGATCCCCGTGCGTGGTCCTGCACCTACTCTCAGTAAGACCCTTGCTCTACTCGAGTCACAACGGACGGTCACCGACTACGAGGTTCTGGTCGTCGAGAACGGAGGGCCTTGTCCCGGTTTAAAGGATGTCGTGGATCGGAGTCCGGTGTCGCGCTACATGTATGTCGAGGAGGCTGGCTCGTACCGTGCCCGCAACGCCGCCATCCGCGTCGCCCGAGGGGACGTGATCGCCTTCACCGACGCTGACTGCCTGCCTGAGGCGGACTGGGTCGAACGCGGTACCGCATGGGTGCGGAAGGGGTACCTGCGCGTGGCGGGCAACGTCCGGGTAGAGGCGATCTCCCCTGGTCGGCCCGGTCCGGTCGAGATGTGGGAGACACTGTCCGCCTTCCCCCAGGAGCGCTACGTCGAGGATGGCTGGGCAGTCACGGCGAATCTCTTCTGCGCCGCCGCGCTCTTCGACTCCTACGGCCTCTTCGACGCGGACCTGATGTCCGGTGGCGACCGCGAGTGGGGCCTGCGGGTCTCCCGCGCTGGCGTGCCCCTGTTGTATGACGACAAACTTGTCGTCCGGCACCCGGCCCGGGTCACCTACAGCGAGATGCTCGAGAAGCTGCGTCGGACCTCACGGGGCGTCTTCGAGCAGCGAGTCAAGGCGGGCGAAGACCTCCGGTCGCCCTTGATCGAGGCGGTTCGAGGCTTCCGGCTCCCGCTCGGCGCCATGGGCAAGGTGCTAGCCGGTCGTGGGCAGCTTCCGCTGCGTGACAGACTCAACTACGTCCTAGGCGAGGGAGGCATGCGCCTCCTCGCAGTCTTCGCCCGCTACCGCGAGGCGCGGAGCCTCCGTGACTGA
- a CDS encoding right-handed parallel beta-helix repeat-containing protein encodes MDVEPSLPLEGTEMNLPRPIRRLALTAKITVLSLLVVTGTAYAAVVTATPTLVYATVANGSERPLSGAVVNSGAVYVELVNVPKGASVTFSAENLLDAPRVERTAPYDLLGDTAKGHPVPLQVSALPNGAYTVSVIVRSSAGESRSSATFTVDKTAPLPTSSPSPSTTVSASATQAPPPSPSATPSVTGSASSTSTTPPTTAQPSPTASTTSSTPSPTAAATAPAGSLVGGGSATFSWSQSATRSPASALAGTTVSGTAYIFLSVSGGAADKVDFWLDSGTDTQPSQSESNAPYDLEGGTAELANALDTTRLANGTHRLTARVTQGGLQTLVTTSFGVSNGSIATATSAPVPSPTATATSTPQATLAFNPLTYDWAANAGAVAGTKALFNGGAYGMLEQDGVVHADKSITARQDVYGVDTGFRNSVFSDKLLVRSGRAVVERSTMNTGGAAVGGEAMVVRHSNITGNTDGLNPVRSSGTAKTVIEYNKIWRDGTRYQDKHHDGVQFWQGGDTTIRRNWISGWNTSAIMIKTDFGPINNVLIEENYLANPTGYFTMYSRDGGHGRPQMITVRNNVFGGGTPISPEAGTRFVRTEQERADAIARGDASARTWIVWYGNIDTSGRVVAPPGGWS; translated from the coding sequence ATGGACGTGGAGCCGAGTCTCCCCCTCGAAGGAACCGAAATGAACCTGCCTCGTCCCATCCGCCGGCTCGCCCTAACGGCGAAAATCACTGTGCTGTCCCTCCTCGTTGTCACCGGTACGGCTTACGCCGCCGTGGTGACCGCGACGCCCACGCTCGTCTACGCCACGGTGGCAAACGGCTCGGAGCGGCCGCTGTCAGGCGCGGTCGTCAACTCCGGCGCCGTGTACGTCGAGCTCGTCAACGTCCCGAAGGGCGCGAGCGTGACGTTCTCTGCAGAGAACCTCCTCGACGCACCGCGAGTGGAGCGCACAGCGCCGTACGATCTGTTGGGCGACACGGCCAAGGGTCATCCTGTCCCACTGCAGGTTTCTGCGCTCCCGAATGGGGCGTACACGGTCAGCGTGATCGTGAGGAGCTCGGCAGGGGAAAGTCGTTCGTCTGCCACCTTCACGGTGGACAAGACCGCACCGCTGCCAACTTCGTCGCCGAGCCCGTCAACGACAGTCAGTGCCAGTGCCACCCAGGCGCCGCCTCCGTCCCCCAGCGCCACGCCCTCGGTGACCGGTAGTGCGTCGAGCACGTCCACGACGCCGCCTACGACCGCCCAGCCGTCGCCCACGGCCTCTACCACTTCGTCGACCCCCAGCCCGACTGCAGCTGCCACGGCGCCAGCGGGCAGCCTGGTCGGTGGCGGGAGCGCCACGTTCAGCTGGAGCCAGTCGGCCACCCGTTCGCCTGCGTCCGCACTTGCTGGTACGACCGTCAGCGGGACCGCGTACATCTTCCTCTCGGTGAGTGGCGGTGCCGCGGACAAGGTCGACTTCTGGCTCGACAGCGGCACGGATACGCAACCGAGTCAGTCCGAGTCCAACGCTCCCTACGACCTTGAGGGCGGGACGGCGGAACTGGCGAACGCGCTGGACACCACGCGGCTCGCGAACGGCACTCATCGTCTAACGGCTCGCGTGACGCAAGGGGGGCTGCAGACGCTGGTCACCACCTCCTTCGGCGTTTCGAACGGGTCCATCGCCACCGCGACGTCGGCTCCCGTCCCGTCACCGACTGCTACCGCCACGTCGACGCCACAAGCTACGCTCGCCTTCAACCCGTTGACTTACGACTGGGCCGCCAACGCGGGCGCTGTGGCGGGCACAAAGGCACTCTTTAACGGCGGCGCCTACGGCATGCTCGAGCAGGACGGGGTCGTTCACGCCGACAAGTCGATCACTGCCCGACAGGACGTCTATGGTGTTGACACCGGTTTCCGCAACTCGGTCTTCTCCGACAAGCTCTTGGTTCGTAGTGGGCGTGCGGTCGTCGAGCGCTCGACGATGAACACGGGTGGCGCGGCCGTGGGCGGCGAGGCGATGGTGGTGCGACACAGCAACATCACCGGCAACACCGACGGTCTCAACCCTGTCCGCTCGAGCGGCACCGCCAAGACGGTCATCGAGTACAACAAGATCTGGCGCGACGGTACGCGCTATCAGGACAAGCACCATGACGGCGTCCAGTTCTGGCAGGGGGGAGACACGACCATCCGGAGGAACTGGATCTCGGGCTGGAACACCAGTGCAATCATGATCAAGACCGACTTCGGCCCCATCAACAATGTGCTCATCGAGGAGAACTACCTCGCGAACCCCACGGGCTACTTCACTATGTACTCCAGGGACGGTGGTCACGGCCGCCCGCAGATGATCACAGTGAGGAATAACGTGTTCGGCGGAGGCACACCGATCTCGCCGGAGGCTGGCACACGGTTCGTGAGGACCGAGCAGGAGCGGGCGGATGCGATCGCTCGAGGTGACGCATCCGCCCGCACGTGGATCGTCTGGTACGGCAATATCGACACGAGCGGTCGGGTGGTCGCGCCGCCCGGCGGCTGGAGCTGA
- a CDS encoding lipopolysaccharide biosynthesis protein has product MTVTAPPSGDGWETDPSRESLGGRAGRGGLYMVAAQAARFVLQVGSTVVLARLLTPADFGVVGMVVAVTALADQLKEAGLSAAVVQRRAVTLQQVNALFWINVVVGAGLCLALAATAPALARFYGEEAVLPVALALSAVFFVSGFGVQHQALLMRRMRFGSLAARDVSAYVAGSAAGVVAAVLGAGVWALVVLQLVQALVRTLSVWVSCDWRPGRPTLRAPGLRGFITFGVDVTAFSVLNYLARNADNVLIGRYLGAAALGLYGRAYTLTLLPVQQITHAIAPVAVSALSRLQADNARYVEAYVRLLRPTTYAGISLTLLLLVAAPDGVPVVLGQAWVGAVPIFQVLAVAALAQVMSATTGWLYASSGRTRAQLYWGLVTRPLIVMAFVLGLALGGTARDVGLAYACVTALLLVPSMAVATRGTPVPPFAWARAVAVPLLAAAVVAGGCAAVALALREWEPGDRLVVLVATWAALFVVLGAVQRGLRDAVRTVMRRGL; this is encoded by the coding sequence GTGACAGTGACCGCTCCGCCCTCCGGGGACGGTTGGGAGACCGACCCGTCCCGGGAATCACTGGGCGGACGGGCCGGACGAGGCGGGTTGTACATGGTCGCGGCCCAGGCGGCGCGTTTCGTGCTGCAAGTTGGGTCGACGGTCGTCCTAGCCAGGCTGCTCACGCCAGCCGACTTCGGTGTAGTGGGCATGGTTGTCGCTGTGACCGCTCTCGCCGACCAGCTCAAGGAGGCAGGCCTCTCAGCCGCGGTCGTTCAGCGGAGGGCTGTCACGTTGCAGCAGGTCAACGCCCTCTTCTGGATTAACGTGGTCGTCGGAGCGGGTCTCTGTCTTGCGCTGGCCGCCACGGCCCCGGCGCTGGCTCGCTTTTACGGCGAGGAGGCGGTTCTACCGGTGGCGCTGGCCCTCAGCGCCGTCTTCTTCGTGTCCGGCTTCGGGGTGCAGCATCAGGCGTTGCTCATGCGCCGGATGCGGTTCGGATCGTTAGCGGCACGCGATGTCTCGGCTTATGTGGCGGGTTCGGCGGCAGGGGTTGTCGCGGCTGTGCTGGGCGCCGGAGTGTGGGCTCTAGTCGTGCTCCAGCTTGTCCAGGCGCTCGTCAGGACCCTGAGCGTATGGGTGTCGTGCGACTGGCGGCCGGGTCGCCCGACATTGCGTGCGCCCGGACTCAGAGGCTTTATCACCTTCGGTGTCGATGTAACTGCATTCAGCGTGTTGAACTACTTGGCGCGAAACGCTGACAACGTCCTTATCGGCCGATACCTTGGGGCGGCCGCGCTGGGCCTGTACGGCCGGGCCTACACACTCACCCTCCTGCCGGTCCAACAAATTACGCATGCCATCGCCCCGGTGGCCGTGTCGGCTCTGTCTCGGTTGCAAGCTGACAACGCCCGGTATGTCGAGGCCTACGTTCGGCTCCTGCGCCCTACCACCTACGCGGGGATTAGCCTCACCCTGCTCTTGCTTGTTGCGGCGCCGGACGGCGTCCCAGTCGTCCTGGGGCAGGCATGGGTGGGTGCCGTTCCCATATTTCAGGTGCTAGCGGTGGCGGCCCTCGCACAGGTGATGAGCGCCACAACCGGGTGGCTCTATGCGTCATCTGGCAGGACCCGCGCACAGCTGTACTGGGGGCTCGTCACGCGGCCCCTCATCGTGATGGCCTTTGTCCTTGGCCTCGCGCTGGGTGGAACAGCCCGGGATGTCGGGTTGGCTTACGCCTGCGTCACCGCACTGCTTCTCGTGCCGAGCATGGCCGTGGCCACACGAGGGACTCCGGTGCCTCCCTTCGCATGGGCGAGAGCGGTCGCGGTCCCGCTACTCGCCGCCGCAGTCGTCGCCGGCGGTTGCGCAGCCGTCGCGCTGGCGTTGCGCGAGTGGGAGCCCGGGGATCGTCTCGTCGTCCTGGTGGCGACATGGGCAGCGCTCTTCGTTGTGCTGGGAGCGGTGCAGCGGGGACTTCGGGATGCTGTCCGGACAGTGATGAGGAGAGGGTTGTGA
- a CDS encoding glycosyltransferase family 2 protein — MSGPDLSVVVVTYEAPDWTRRCLDSLVAAVETMSLDAEVVVVDNASGSETRAVIAQARAAGVRAHQMDVNVGFARACNVGVGLSRGRLVALINPDTLVTAAALEALVRFHDADPSRGIVGGRTVAPDGTLDPRSCWGAMTLWSLACYATGLSTLFRGNRVLDPESLGQWQRDSERAVDVVTGCLLLTSRLVWDELDGFDEAFFMYGEDADLCWRAWRSGYRPSVSPAAQIVHAVGASSSSTLAKQRLLMRGRAHLARKRWHGIRRRVALGLMATGVGLRSLTSRPGSVSRELWTERSDWLAGWTEAG, encoded by the coding sequence GTGAGCGGACCTGACCTGAGCGTAGTCGTTGTCACGTACGAGGCGCCGGACTGGACTCGCCGCTGTCTAGACAGTCTGGTCGCGGCAGTCGAAACCATGTCCCTCGATGCCGAGGTTGTTGTCGTAGACAACGCGAGCGGGTCCGAGACACGCGCGGTCATCGCGCAAGCACGTGCTGCAGGGGTTCGAGCGCACCAGATGGACGTCAACGTCGGTTTCGCGCGCGCCTGCAACGTTGGCGTCGGACTGAGCCGCGGCCGGCTTGTCGCCCTCATCAACCCCGACACACTCGTTACGGCCGCCGCGCTGGAGGCGCTCGTCAGGTTCCATGACGCAGACCCGAGCCGCGGCATCGTCGGCGGCCGGACGGTGGCGCCCGATGGCACGCTCGACCCCCGTTCGTGCTGGGGCGCGATGACGCTCTGGAGCCTCGCCTGCTACGCGACCGGGCTGTCGACCCTGTTTCGCGGCAATCGGGTGCTCGACCCGGAGTCGCTCGGGCAGTGGCAGCGCGACAGTGAGCGGGCGGTCGACGTCGTGACAGGGTGCCTCTTGCTGACCTCCCGACTCGTGTGGGACGAACTTGACGGCTTCGACGAGGCGTTCTTCATGTACGGCGAAGACGCTGACCTGTGCTGGAGGGCGTGGCGTTCGGGTTATCGCCCGTCGGTGTCGCCCGCGGCGCAGATCGTCCACGCAGTCGGAGCCTCAAGCTCGTCGACGCTGGCAAAGCAGCGGCTGCTAATGCGCGGACGGGCGCACCTAGCGCGCAAGCGATGGCACGGGATCCGTCGTCGCGTTGCGCTCGGCCTTATGGCAACGGGAGTGGGCCTGCGGTCACTGACGTCGCGTCCAGGTTCCGTGTCTCGAGAACTCTGGACCGAACGTTCGGATTGGCTGGCGGGCTGGACGGAAGCTGGCTGA
- a CDS encoding Kelch repeat-containing protein codes for MEPFRILKGRTMFAVSPVSLTPQTRARWLGRFGRSTTLLVLLSLVALAGSLLVTPGLAAAATPLVQVSSHADRSDGATLEAAVLQGNAYVYVPDDGAGIARVEFWLDDPDMSGTPYRSERSAPWDFAGGSASTANAWSTTAVSDGTHTITARVTTSAGAASVVSASFTVRNQTGLAASPSAVAIAGSEAGSPARAVVSVTSPAGTTFEAQVSVDVAWASVTSARPSGSEMTIGIEADPVVSGVGTHQATISVTPTTGTYAILRLPVSFTVATSGASTGIVVSERSDRSNGRPLEGADVSGDVYVFTAPDPAVSRVSFWVDNPSATGTPYRTEKSAPFDLNGGTSSTAVPFDTRALADGLHSVTARSTLVDGSTRTTSATFNVRNESVARLVLSTTAATTTFATPTEPAKEVTAQLSTSDGAVVSAIATADRAWASASLDPVSPGVSTLRVRVDPQTLPSGTSEARVDITSTTHAGTSFIVRATVSETTATAALVYGTDDRRTGRVLLDGATLTGVVYAYIKPDEDVRKVEFWLDDPAMTSAPFRVDQSAPFDLVGKAANGTALPFDSASLPDGEHTYTTRVTTTATSLVLQSTFTTSNGTNSLSFAQEEYTVEVAEGADPVTFQVAVDADTDGTPVALTADASFIGLAQEEVVTPSLVSITVNAAGLSPGVFTTTVTASSPGAFSDALMITVQVGDSGGCSPVACELIKVPTPYDLNWLYDSGLMIDASGAGTGFSTVLPTADGKMLRDRSAYAVDLNDGRLTVQASSGSLNTGDQQNALGVGFDGPLAQTTLSTTVVDVPASRGKYEKAGLWFGYSQSNVAALQLVGVPGGWRLEYTVELDGATIFKKQASVVLPAGAAVSLNFRTDPAKRTLAGTYAVTGEPLRSIGTATLPGEFFSFDAAGIDPRIGTRSFAGVLATSRNSSTPIPFSFSQFSVSADPVVDSAGAFVFDRVASPLAFPTSIATGPDGEVFVTDLFGDLHVLRLNADHTLVKERTVEVLGNRLALGVAVEPTSTSEDVRVLVAHSSPVTDHGVVDSGRVTRLSGPDFATTQDIVTGLPRSYANHGPTSLHFGPDDVLYMAIGGNTGAGGANLAATEFGDRGEQALSAALITADIYDPTFDGSCQNMGDMYGPAPCDVEVFASGLRNMYDFTFHSNGTIYGTDNGLGVEGSYPPSPIAPCFGFGDTRPWTQGGNNPGTQNDEINRIVAGGYYGHPNPARGECVFGDGSFQGVPVPTNYVAPLLDTGRNRSTNGIVEYSSEGGFCGLLDGSLIYGNYSLGDNLAYASLSPDGEAVVANEPLLDNLRDPLPIGSGPNGTLLVGEFGAGQVTVLVPRETGCWQEAAPLPQDILDAGGTAIDRQLYVIGGKNGSGPKSTLRVYDAESESWSLRAPLPGVAVENPAVTAYLGRLYVAGGSTEAFAGATSQFASYDPATDSWTTLPPLPTPRGGATAQWLQGRLIVVGGMDTEGRSVDTVEIYDPTTERWSAGPRLATPRDNAASAVVGTRMYVVGGRTRESTGVTTAPTLASMEVLDVDASAWVPGPSMPTGRRTAAAGVLDGKVVVAGGEARADGLAFSAVEVFDPATGAWSSWREMPTGRHGAAAGVIDGQLHVVGGGRVAGFSTDVSHEVLAPPS; via the coding sequence GTGGAACCGTTCCGCATACTGAAGGGCCGCACCATGTTCGCTGTCTCGCCGGTTTCCTTGACGCCGCAAACGAGGGCCCGTTGGCTTGGACGCTTCGGCCGCAGCACCACGTTGCTCGTTCTGCTCTCGCTCGTCGCACTTGCCGGAAGCCTGTTGGTGACCCCTGGCCTCGCGGCTGCCGCCACCCCGTTGGTTCAGGTCTCCAGCCATGCCGACCGATCGGATGGTGCGACGCTCGAGGCCGCCGTCCTGCAGGGGAACGCGTACGTCTATGTTCCTGACGACGGGGCTGGTATCGCGCGTGTCGAGTTCTGGCTCGACGACCCGGACATGAGCGGGACGCCCTACCGCTCCGAGCGCTCCGCACCCTGGGACTTCGCTGGTGGGTCGGCATCGACAGCAAATGCCTGGTCGACAACCGCAGTCTCCGACGGCACGCACACAATCACCGCTCGTGTGACGACCTCGGCCGGTGCCGCAAGTGTCGTCTCCGCATCGTTCACGGTCCGTAATCAGACTGGCTTGGCGGCGAGCCCGTCTGCGGTCGCTATCGCCGGCAGCGAGGCAGGATCGCCCGCCCGGGCGGTCGTCAGCGTGACGTCCCCTGCCGGGACGACATTCGAGGCGCAGGTGTCGGTGGACGTCGCCTGGGCTAGCGTCACGTCGGCGCGACCGAGCGGCTCGGAGATGACGATTGGCATCGAGGCCGACCCAGTCGTCTCTGGCGTGGGCACGCACCAAGCGACCATCTCCGTCACCCCGACGACGGGCACCTACGCGATCCTGCGGTTGCCAGTCAGCTTCACTGTCGCGACGAGCGGTGCATCGACGGGGATAGTGGTGAGTGAGCGGAGCGACCGATCGAATGGTCGGCCGCTCGAGGGTGCTGACGTGTCAGGGGACGTGTACGTCTTCACGGCGCCCGATCCGGCGGTGTCGCGGGTGAGCTTCTGGGTCGACAACCCGAGCGCGACCGGCACGCCCTACCGAACAGAAAAGTCGGCACCCTTCGACTTGAATGGAGGCACGTCGTCAACCGCGGTTCCTTTCGACACCCGCGCTCTTGCCGATGGCCTACACAGCGTCACTGCCCGTTCTACTCTCGTGGATGGCTCAACCCGCACGACAAGCGCGACCTTCAACGTAAGAAACGAGTCCGTCGCGCGGCTTGTTCTGTCGACCACGGCGGCGACGACAACCTTTGCCACGCCGACCGAGCCCGCCAAGGAAGTGACCGCCCAGTTGTCCACGTCGGACGGGGCTGTCGTGAGCGCCATCGCGACCGCTGACCGCGCTTGGGCCAGCGCCTCCCTTGATCCGGTGTCGCCTGGAGTCAGCACACTGCGTGTTCGGGTTGATCCTCAGACGCTGCCTTCGGGCACTTCCGAAGCGCGTGTCGACATTACGTCCACGACACACGCCGGCACCTCCTTCATCGTGCGGGCCACTGTCAGTGAGACGACTGCGACGGCCGCTCTGGTTTATGGCACGGACGATCGTCGGACGGGTCGCGTTCTGCTAGACGGAGCAACGCTGACCGGGGTCGTCTACGCCTATATCAAGCCGGACGAGGACGTCCGAAAGGTGGAGTTCTGGCTCGACGACCCGGCCATGACCAGCGCTCCATTTAGGGTCGATCAATCGGCTCCCTTCGACCTCGTAGGGAAGGCCGCCAATGGGACGGCGCTGCCGTTTGACTCAGCATCGCTCCCGGATGGAGAGCACACGTACACGACCCGTGTGACCACGACAGCGACCTCGCTCGTTCTCCAGTCGACCTTCACAACGTCCAACGGCACGAACAGCCTTTCCTTTGCCCAAGAGGAGTACACGGTGGAGGTGGCGGAAGGGGCGGACCCCGTCACGTTCCAGGTCGCGGTCGACGCCGACACCGATGGCACGCCCGTTGCACTGACAGCAGACGCATCCTTCATCGGACTGGCACAGGAAGAAGTCGTTACACCGTCACTCGTCTCCATCACCGTGAACGCGGCTGGCCTCAGTCCCGGTGTCTTCACCACAACCGTGACTGCGAGCAGCCCGGGCGCGTTCTCGGACGCCCTCATGATCACAGTCCAGGTCGGCGACAGTGGTGGGTGCAGTCCCGTCGCCTGCGAGCTCATCAAGGTGCCGACCCCTTACGACCTCAACTGGCTCTACGACTCAGGGCTTATGATCGACGCCTCGGGTGCGGGAACTGGCTTCTCAACGGTTCTGCCTACCGCCGATGGCAAGATGCTTCGGGACCGCAGCGCTTATGCAGTGGATCTCAATGATGGGCGGCTGACAGTGCAGGCGAGTTCGGGGTCGCTGAACACGGGTGACCAGCAGAACGCTCTCGGTGTGGGTTTCGACGGGCCCCTCGCCCAGACGACACTGTCTACGACGGTCGTCGACGTCCCGGCGTCACGAGGAAAGTACGAGAAGGCCGGACTTTGGTTCGGCTACAGCCAGAGCAATGTCGCTGCTCTGCAGCTCGTCGGCGTCCCCGGAGGTTGGAGGCTCGAGTACACCGTGGAGCTCGACGGCGCGACCATCTTCAAGAAGCAGGCCAGCGTCGTTCTGCCAGCTGGCGCCGCCGTGTCGCTTAACTTCCGGACGGACCCCGCGAAGCGGACCCTTGCTGGCACGTACGCAGTGACGGGTGAGCCGCTGCGATCGATCGGCACAGCCACTCTCCCCGGAGAGTTCTTTAGCTTCGACGCGGCGGGAATCGACCCGCGCATCGGTACCCGCTCGTTCGCGGGAGTCCTGGCGACCTCGCGTAATAGCAGCACCCCTATCCCCTTCTCGTTTTCGCAATTCTCAGTGTCCGCCGACCCCGTAGTGGACTCAGCCGGGGCATTCGTCTTCGACCGCGTCGCCTCGCCGCTCGCGTTCCCGACTTCAATCGCCACCGGTCCAGATGGCGAGGTGTTTGTCACAGATCTCTTCGGGGACCTTCACGTTCTCCGCTTGAACGCGGACCACACACTCGTGAAGGAACGCACGGTCGAGGTGCTGGGCAACCGCTTGGCCTTGGGAGTAGCGGTTGAGCCAACGTCGACGTCCGAAGACGTTCGCGTCCTCGTGGCTCACTCCTCCCCTGTGACCGACCACGGCGTCGTCGACTCGGGTCGTGTCACTCGACTGTCGGGCCCAGACTTCGCTACGACGCAGGACATCGTCACTGGACTCCCCCGCTCTTACGCCAACCACGGCCCGACGTCGCTTCACTTCGGGCCGGACGACGTGCTCTACATGGCAATCGGGGGCAACACCGGCGCTGGCGGTGCGAACCTCGCGGCGACCGAGTTCGGCGACCGAGGCGAGCAGGCGCTGTCGGCGGCGCTAATCACCGCCGACATCTACGACCCAACTTTCGATGGCAGCTGCCAGAACATGGGCGACATGTACGGTCCCGCCCCATGTGACGTAGAGGTCTTTGCCAGCGGTCTACGCAACATGTACGACTTCACGTTCCACAGCAACGGAACGATCTACGGCACCGACAACGGCCTCGGCGTCGAGGGGTCCTACCCTCCCTCGCCGATTGCACCATGTTTCGGCTTCGGCGACACTCGGCCTTGGACGCAGGGGGGGAATAACCCCGGAACGCAGAACGATGAGATCAACCGCATCGTGGCTGGCGGCTACTACGGTCATCCGAACCCGGCCCGCGGCGAGTGCGTCTTCGGCGACGGTTCCTTCCAGGGCGTCCCGGTGCCGACCAACTACGTGGCGCCCTTGCTCGACACTGGCCGGAACCGCTCGACCAATGGCATCGTCGAGTACAGCAGCGAAGGTGGTTTCTGCGGCCTCCTGGACGGCAGTCTCATCTACGGCAACTACTCGCTGGGCGACAACCTCGCCTACGCCAGCCTCTCGCCTGACGGTGAGGCGGTCGTGGCGAATGAACCGCTGCTGGACAACCTTCGTGACCCTTTGCCTATCGGCTCGGGGCCAAATGGCACGCTGCTCGTCGGGGAGTTCGGTGCCGGCCAGGTGACCGTGCTTGTCCCTCGCGAAACCGGGTGTTGGCAGGAGGCCGCACCGCTGCCGCAGGACATCCTCGACGCGGGAGGGACGGCTATCGATCGCCAGCTCTACGTAATCGGTGGAAAGAACGGCTCTGGACCGAAGTCGACGCTGCGCGTTTACGACGCGGAATCCGAGTCATGGTCGCTGCGTGCCCCGCTGCCCGGTGTCGCGGTCGAAAACCCTGCCGTCACGGCATACCTAGGGCGCTTGTACGTCGCGGGGGGATCTACAGAGGCTTTCGCGGGCGCCACCTCTCAGTTCGCAAGTTACGACCCGGCAACGGACTCCTGGACTACATTGCCCCCTCTGCCCACCCCCCGGGGCGGCGCTACGGCGCAGTGGCTGCAGGGCCGCCTCATCGTCGTGGGTGGAATGGACACGGAGGGTCGTTCCGTGGACACGGTTGAGATCTACGATCCGACGACCGAACGGTGGTCCGCCGGACCGCGCCTGGCGACGCCTCGGGACAATGCGGCATCGGCCGTCGTCGGCACTCGGATGTACGTCGTCGGGGGACGAACGCGTGAGTCAACCGGCGTCACAACGGCACCGACCCTGGCGTCGATGGAGGTCCTCGACGTCGACGCGTCCGCTTGGGTGCCGGGTCCCTCGATGCCAACTGGTCGACGCACCGCTGCGGCAGGCGTCCTCGACGGCAAGGTGGTCGTCGCGGGTGGCGAGGCACGAGCGGACGGCCTCGCCTTCAGCGCCGTGGAGGTCTTCGACCCAGCGACGGGCGCTTGGTCGTCCTGGCGTGAGATGCCAACCGGGCGGCATGGCGCGGCGGCTGGGGTGATCGACGGCCAGTTGCACGTCGTCGGTGGTGGCCGAGTGGCAGGCTTCTCGACGGACGTGAGCCATGAGGTGCTTGCGCCGCCGAGTTAG
- a CDS encoding O-antigen ligase family protein, which yields MSTRRLGRILSVWSIAGGAGAALALAQWALGLDIGVITKVLPLAVNGNTDVNTRSEFLRVSGGTAHPIEFSVLTAIALPIAIWCVTQTRGATRIVHFAAAGLMATALPLAVSRSAVLAAGVAVILAAFGWSKRVRVNVVILGIAFVVLFRAVSPGVLGTVASLFRNASTDPSVTARTEDYAEISELWLGSPVIGIGIGTYRPEVYRFLDNQALLTVVEQGVLGLVAWLAAIVCAVLLCRRARRAVPGNASVKSLAWALTGGVGALSFSTLTYDTFSFTQSLSATMLMLGICAAFDRVVRMAAPHDGQAATRRLAPTRTAGR from the coding sequence GTGTCGACCCGCCGTCTCGGTCGCATCCTGAGCGTCTGGTCCATCGCAGGAGGGGCTGGGGCGGCGCTCGCGCTCGCCCAGTGGGCGCTGGGCCTCGACATCGGCGTAATCACCAAGGTGTTGCCCCTGGCAGTCAACGGGAACACTGACGTCAACACGAGGTCGGAGTTCCTACGGGTTTCCGGCGGCACGGCGCATCCCATCGAGTTCTCTGTCCTCACCGCCATTGCCCTCCCGATCGCCATATGGTGCGTAACGCAAACGCGGGGGGCGACCCGGATCGTCCATTTTGCGGCCGCGGGTCTGATGGCGACCGCGTTGCCGCTTGCCGTCTCGCGCTCCGCTGTTCTGGCGGCTGGAGTGGCCGTGATTCTAGCAGCCTTCGGCTGGTCAAAGCGAGTGCGAGTGAATGTGGTCATCCTCGGCATCGCATTCGTCGTCTTATTTCGTGCTGTTTCCCCCGGCGTGCTCGGAACCGTCGCTAGCCTGTTCCGCAACGCCTCGACGGATCCGAGCGTCACAGCTCGGACGGAGGACTACGCCGAGATCAGCGAATTGTGGCTCGGGAGCCCTGTCATCGGAATAGGCATCGGAACCTATCGGCCCGAAGTTTACCGATTCCTCGACAACCAGGCTCTTCTCACGGTCGTTGAGCAGGGGGTTCTGGGGCTTGTGGCTTGGCTCGCAGCGATCGTGTGCGCCGTGCTGTTGTGTCGGCGCGCTCGTCGCGCCGTGCCTGGCAATGCAAGCGTGAAGTCTCTGGCTTGGGCACTTACAGGAGGAGTAGGCGCACTCTCCTTCTCAACACTTACCTACGACACATTCTCGTTCACTCAATCGCTGTCTGCAACCATGCTAATGCTCGGCATTTGCGCAGCCTTCGACCGTGTCGTCCGAATGGCTGCTCCGCACGACGGTCAGGCGGCCACAAGACGCCTAGCGCCGACTCGGACAGCAGGGCGGTGA